In a single window of the Leptospira harrisiae genome:
- a CDS encoding alpha/beta hydrolase, which translates to MKKILRTFIIVFTFFLLGAGYYFSSSIVSFPVTTLEEDKTKLKINSISDFGLPEPESIRFQNGNLRLRGWYFRNPKKKKCGVVLLHGHTRTRFSVLKYAPLFWKRGCSLFLYDARHHGESAGEYGTYGFYEKLDLERAIEYFSEISTVPEEQIGVFGASFGAATALQFAEGRNDFAFVIADSPYMDMRSIVEKRAVDLYSPLILFLSPIALSLAELRADFLVDEVSPKKAAKSIFLPVLLIHSNTDEFTPVFHSEEIFQNLKSNHKQLVETDWGASHCKSIDVRPSEYESIVNSFLKEHTSFPK; encoded by the coding sequence ATGAAAAAGATTCTCCGTACATTTATCATTGTTTTCACCTTTTTTTTGCTAGGCGCAGGTTATTATTTTTCATCATCTATCGTTTCCTTTCCCGTCACAACCTTAGAGGAAGATAAGACGAAATTAAAGATCAATTCCATTTCTGATTTTGGACTCCCTGAGCCTGAATCCATACGTTTTCAGAATGGTAACCTTCGTTTGCGCGGTTGGTATTTTAGAAATCCTAAAAAGAAAAAATGCGGTGTTGTTTTACTCCATGGACATACAAGAACCCGCTTTAGTGTTTTGAAATACGCTCCTTTGTTTTGGAAACGAGGATGTAGTTTGTTTTTATATGATGCTCGCCACCACGGTGAAAGTGCAGGAGAATACGGAACGTACGGATTTTATGAGAAACTAGACTTGGAGCGAGCCATAGAATATTTTTCAGAAATCAGTACGGTTCCAGAAGAGCAGATCGGTGTTTTTGGCGCATCGTTTGGTGCAGCCACAGCTTTACAATTTGCAGAGGGTCGAAATGATTTTGCCTTTGTGATTGCTGATTCACCTTATATGGATATGCGTTCGATCGTGGAAAAACGAGCAGTTGATTTATATTCACCTTTGATATTGTTTCTTTCTCCTATTGCCCTTTCTCTAGCAGAACTTCGTGCTGATTTTCTAGTCGATGAAGTCTCTCCTAAAAAAGCTGCTAAATCTATTTTTTTGCCAGTACTATTGATTCATTCCAATACAGATGAGTTTACTCCTGTATTCCATTCTGAGGAAATATTTCAGAATTTAAAATCAAACCACAAACAACTGGTAGAAACTGATTGGGGGGCTAGCCACTGTAAGTCGATTGATGTTCGGCCTAGTGAATATGAATCTATTGTGAATTCTTTTCTAAAAGAACATACTTCCTTTCCGAAATGA
- a CDS encoding SH3 domain-containing protein gives MKTGSLESVPTIQEKSKQSKPSELVKKDSESQIVIPVIGLNLHLFADQKSDVLRKLKFGEPVSYDKDSLESPKEDWIPVKLEDGLSGFIKRSVVRSVSPKQYLSTLLFEAERMILSKNIEFAAKQEITDSIFSISSTGKFTGDDFIFIRAKAGFFLKKTVDLMNEKGIKPDNDPGTLEFLKRHQSRLLYDYNSGKYYVDSNYFWKLLEAYPKTKHSDYAGYLATESMPSTDCNTDLKCRLEEMRKGKLRYIYLFPTGNYINLYTKDLVSNLQSMTKDPDSIPCFAPVGEGIKSEISQMIRYASEIGPREKKQILPHLQILKKECFR, from the coding sequence ATGAAAACTGGTTCTTTGGAATCTGTTCCAACCATCCAAGAAAAATCCAAACAATCAAAACCTTCTGAACTAGTCAAAAAGGATTCCGAGTCACAAATTGTCATTCCAGTGATTGGCCTCAACTTGCATCTGTTTGCTGACCAGAAAAGCGATGTTTTGCGCAAATTAAAATTTGGAGAACCTGTTTCCTATGATAAGGATTCTCTCGAAAGTCCCAAAGAAGATTGGATTCCTGTGAAGTTAGAAGATGGACTTTCTGGATTTATCAAAAGATCCGTAGTCCGCTCCGTTTCACCAAAACAATACCTATCTACTTTGTTATTTGAAGCAGAACGAATGATTCTATCAAAAAACATTGAATTTGCAGCAAAACAAGAAATTACTGATTCTATTTTTTCGATTTCTTCGACAGGTAAATTTACTGGTGACGATTTTATATTCATACGAGCAAAGGCTGGGTTTTTCCTAAAGAAAACGGTGGACCTAATGAATGAAAAGGGAATCAAACCAGACAATGATCCGGGGACTCTCGAATTTTTAAAACGCCACCAGTCTCGTTTATTGTATGATTATAATTCAGGAAAATACTATGTTGATTCCAATTATTTTTGGAAATTATTAGAAGCCTATCCTAAAACCAAACATTCGGATTACGCAGGTTATTTGGCTACTGAAAGTATGCCGAGTACAGATTGTAATACGGATTTAAAATGTCGTCTAGAAGAGATGAGAAAAGGAAAACTTCGTTATATTTATCTTTTTCCTACTGGCAATTATATCAATTTGTATACCAAAGATTTAGTTTCCAATTTACAATCGATGACAAAAGATCCTGATTCCATTCCTTGTTTTGCGCCGGTTGGTGAAGGAATTAAATCTGAAATTAGTCAGATGATTCGATATGCATCTGAAATTGGGCCTAGGGAAAAAAAACAAATCCTTCCTCATTTACAAATCTTAAAAAAAGAATGTTTTCGTTAG
- a CDS encoding LA_0442/LA_0875 N-terminal domain-containing protein, whose amino-acid sequence MKKTLFIIFLYLITFPLLAINTVILKNGKTLKGKVTNQNEQGLTLQTTEGPQTVTKSQILKVIYKDVSDQEAEKIRIAEEKKLREKEEKEKAKLEKERLLAEAKEQKRLEEEAKLAEQARLLEEKNVETQAEKEAKAEAEWLATRKLGPSPAAAQCGGRLALIWRSALIPGWGQYCGGYTVSAGTFGTLFFGTLMYSLGPLRTEEQNAKSHYDTMVLLNQIGGPGTRFNAQNVSLPSEFIGGFVETSITEDLITKSKNNAKEANIKYLAGLGTAGIIYITNVIHAYMIGRDRYPDRPSVSTGGKQIREGFDWDSGWDRPYSITGIRPQMNSVYAEVRYSILF is encoded by the coding sequence ATGAAAAAAACACTTTTTATAATATTTCTCTACCTCATTACCTTCCCCCTTCTCGCAATCAATACCGTCATTCTAAAAAATGGCAAGACTCTAAAAGGAAAAGTAACCAATCAAAACGAACAAGGACTTACATTACAAACTACAGAGGGACCACAAACCGTTACAAAATCCCAAATATTAAAAGTAATCTATAAAGATGTTAGCGACCAAGAAGCAGAAAAAATCCGGATCGCTGAAGAAAAAAAATTACGAGAAAAAGAAGAGAAAGAAAAAGCGAAACTGGAAAAAGAGAGACTTCTAGCAGAAGCAAAGGAACAAAAACGTCTAGAAGAGGAAGCAAAACTTGCAGAACAGGCAAGACTCTTGGAAGAAAAAAATGTCGAAACTCAAGCAGAAAAAGAAGCAAAAGCCGAAGCAGAATGGCTCGCAACAAGAAAACTAGGTCCCTCTCCGGCAGCAGCCCAATGTGGTGGCCGATTAGCTTTGATTTGGCGATCTGCATTAATCCCAGGCTGGGGACAGTATTGTGGTGGTTATACGGTATCAGCAGGAACTTTTGGTACTTTGTTTTTTGGAACTCTTATGTATTCACTTGGACCTCTACGCACCGAAGAACAAAATGCAAAGTCCCATTATGATACAATGGTCTTACTCAACCAAATTGGAGGACCAGGTACCAGATTCAATGCACAAAATGTGAGTTTGCCTTCTGAATTTATTGGCGGATTTGTTGAGACTTCCATTACGGAAGATCTAATCACAAAAAGTAAAAACAATGCCAAAGAAGCAAATATCAAATATTTGGCTGGGCTCGGAACAGCAGGTATCATTTACATCACTAATGTCATCCATGCCTATATGATTGGGAGAGACCGGTATCCCGATCGCCCTTCTGTCAGCACTGGAGGCAAACAAATCAGAGAAGGTTTCGACTGGGATTCTGGTTGGGATAGACCTTATTCCATCACGGGCATTCGACCACAAATGAATTCAGTGTATGCAGAAGTTCGTTATTCTATTCTATTTTAA
- a CDS encoding CsgG/HfaB family protein: MKLYLASLSLLLCLSFANCRTMDAAVQYPESGKTDLGISKVAVLLFDIEEAKWGDEFTDAVSLQIAKLLPIRVIEREQLSKVVNEQSFSKTGIIDTQTAVRLGKVLGVDALVFGRGSALKKYDEKGKLIPNLVDTVSLKIVHIESGQVIVNARKKPGADWTIGKLIQYSLGLGLIWSREDILLTTSQYDFVAESLVERIVSELKK; this comes from the coding sequence ATGAAACTATATTTAGCGTCACTATCCCTCCTCCTCTGTTTATCCTTTGCAAATTGTCGCACCATGGATGCTGCCGTCCAATACCCGGAATCAGGAAAAACGGATTTGGGAATTTCAAAAGTTGCCGTTCTACTTTTTGACATCGAAGAGGCAAAATGGGGAGATGAGTTTACTGATGCAGTTTCTTTACAAATTGCAAAGTTACTTCCGATCAGAGTCATAGAAAGAGAACAACTTTCAAAAGTGGTAAACGAACAAAGTTTTTCTAAAACAGGAATTATTGATACACAAACGGCTGTTCGTCTAGGGAAAGTCCTTGGTGTGGATGCATTGGTTTTTGGCAGAGGCTCTGCGCTGAAAAAATACGATGAAAAGGGAAAACTCATCCCTAATTTAGTTGATACTGTTTCTCTGAAAATCGTTCATATCGAATCAGGCCAGGTTATTGTCAACGCTCGCAAAAAACCAGGTGCTGATTGGACAATAGGAAAACTCATCCAATACAGTTTGGGACTTGGACTTATATGGAGTCGCGAAGACATTCTATTAACCACTAGCCAATATGACTTTGTTGCAGAGAGTTTAGTGGAACGTATTGTATCGGAACTAAAGAAATAA
- a CDS encoding HipA family kinase has translation MLTVFKILELYKGSSFPTRIIANDSESYILKMKGAGNGVKSLIQEFFVNRVCFSLGFNVPNAYPILLPDKFPWDFGTDEFDDLVKKSFGVNLILDYIENQTETHKLEPNSMSVEIKNQIMAIDFFFKNFDRTLQSHNFLKDQKGKLWIIDHGSCEFLNESIMKESKTLPSNHIFASESIQNNQYLRKILQFDFEKVIQNIPKSWCKELEIQKEDLRLIFKNRIQWITSLFSH, from the coding sequence ATGTTAACGGTTTTCAAAATTCTAGAATTGTATAAAGGAAGTTCCTTTCCCACAAGAATCATTGCAAACGATTCCGAAAGTTATATTCTCAAAATGAAAGGCGCTGGGAACGGAGTAAAAAGCCTAATCCAAGAGTTTTTTGTCAATCGAGTTTGTTTTTCCTTAGGGTTCAACGTTCCGAATGCATACCCCATACTCCTTCCTGATAAGTTCCCATGGGATTTTGGAACCGATGAATTCGATGATTTAGTAAAAAAGAGTTTTGGTGTTAACTTAATCCTAGATTATATTGAAAACCAAACAGAAACACACAAATTAGAACCAAACTCAATGAGTGTAGAAATTAAAAACCAAATAATGGCAATTGATTTCTTTTTTAAAAATTTCGATAGAACCTTACAAAGTCATAATTTTTTAAAAGATCAAAAAGGAAAACTTTGGATCATAGATCACGGAAGTTGTGAATTTTTAAATGAGTCAATTATGAAAGAATCAAAAACACTTCCATCCAATCATATCTTCGCTTCTGAATCCATTCAAAACAATCAATACCTTCGCAAAATTCTACAATTTGATTTTGAGAAAGTGATCCAAAACATCCCCAAATCCTGGTGTAAGGAATTGGAAATTCAAAAGGAGGACCTCCGTTTAATTTTTAAAAATAGAATCCAATGGATTACATCTCTGTTTTCGCATTAA
- a CDS encoding pyridoxal phosphate-dependent aminotransferase: MKLVAKRLDVVEPSPTLAITAKANQLKASGLDVVGFGAGEPDFDTPTHIKEAAKKAMDQGKTKYTPVSGTVSLKDAIIRKFETENGLKYEKNQIIVGTGGKQVLYNFFMATLNPGDEVIIPAPYWVSYADIVRLAEGTPVIVATDISSGFKITAEQLEKAITPKTKVFIFNSPSNPTGAAYTRSDVEALVKVLEPKDIITVSDDIYEKIIYDGLEFVNPAMISEKMKEKTFVINGVSKAYSMTGWRIGYGAGNPEIIKNMDTMQGQSTSNASSISQAAAEAALTGDQTPVSEMLKAFDKRRKLIVGLLREIPGVECRMPEGAFYAFPYITGVYETPGFKRLFLEKKESSYSKLFCDVLLDKYNVAAVPGIAFGDDKAIRLSYALGDKDIEKGVARIKQMVEDLQK, from the coding sequence ATGAAACTTGTAGCAAAACGACTGGATGTCGTAGAACCTTCTCCCACTCTCGCGATCACTGCCAAAGCCAATCAGTTGAAAGCGAGTGGACTTGATGTGGTTGGATTTGGAGCAGGGGAACCTGACTTTGATACACCTACACATATCAAAGAAGCTGCTAAAAAAGCAATGGACCAAGGGAAAACCAAATACACTCCAGTGAGTGGAACGGTTTCCTTAAAAGATGCCATCATTCGTAAATTTGAAACCGAAAATGGTTTAAAGTACGAAAAGAATCAAATCATTGTGGGTACAGGTGGGAAACAGGTTCTCTACAATTTTTTTATGGCAACTTTGAATCCTGGCGACGAAGTCATTATTCCTGCGCCGTATTGGGTAAGTTATGCGGACATTGTTCGTTTGGCGGAAGGAACTCCTGTGATTGTAGCTACTGATATTTCTAGTGGATTTAAAATCACAGCGGAACAATTGGAAAAAGCCATCACTCCGAAAACTAAGGTATTTATTTTTAATTCCCCATCCAATCCAACAGGGGCAGCTTACACTCGTTCGGATGTCGAAGCACTCGTAAAGGTTTTGGAACCAAAAGATATCATTACAGTTTCTGATGATATCTACGAAAAAATCATTTATGATGGATTGGAATTTGTAAATCCTGCAATGATCTCCGAGAAGATGAAGGAAAAAACTTTTGTGATTAACGGAGTGTCAAAAGCCTATTCCATGACTGGATGGAGGATTGGATACGGGGCAGGGAATCCAGAGATTATAAAAAACATGGACACCATGCAAGGCCAGTCCACAAGCAATGCTTCTTCGATCTCGCAAGCTGCTGCAGAGGCCGCTCTTACTGGTGACCAAACGCCTGTATCCGAAATGTTAAAAGCTTTTGACAAACGACGTAAACTCATTGTGGGACTTTTACGTGAGATCCCGGGTGTGGAATGCCGGATGCCGGAGGGTGCGTTTTATGCCTTCCCTTACATCACTGGTGTGTATGAAACTCCCGGGTTCAAACGCCTTTTTCTTGAGAAAAAAGAATCTTCTTACTCAAAACTATTTTGTGATGTTTTACTCGATAAATACAATGTGGCAGCAGTGCCAGGCATTGCTTTTGGAGATGATAAAGCCATTCGTTTGTCTTATGCGTTAGGTGATAAAGACATCGAAAAAGGTGTGGCTCGCATCAAACAAATGGTCGAGGATTTACAAAAATAA
- a CDS encoding Dps family protein, with protein MMKINIGIPEEERSAISESLKKLLADTYTLYQKTHSYHWNVTGPMFQTLHILFMTQYTELWNAIDPIAERIRSLGYYAPMGGWEFAKYSSITEDKEVPKAHDMIKHLVEGNEAVIRTARAAYAPAEKGNDQATLDLLTQRLDIHEKTAWMLRSLLEE; from the coding sequence ATGATGAAAATTAATATTGGAATCCCAGAAGAAGAAAGAAGTGCCATCTCTGAATCTTTAAAAAAACTCTTAGCTGACACTTACACTTTGTATCAAAAAACACATAGTTATCATTGGAACGTTACTGGACCTATGTTTCAAACATTGCATATTTTATTTATGACTCAGTATACGGAACTTTGGAATGCAATTGATCCCATCGCAGAAAGAATCAGATCATTAGGTTATTATGCACCCATGGGTGGTTGGGAGTTTGCAAAATACTCTAGTATCACCGAAGACAAAGAAGTTCCCAAAGCCCATGATATGATCAAACATTTAGTGGAAGGAAATGAAGCTGTGATACGCACCGCTCGTGCAGCTTATGCTCCTGCTGAAAAAGGAAACGACCAAGCAACATTAGATCTACTCACACAACGATTAGACATCCATGAAAAAACAGCTTGGATGTTACGATCCTTACTCGAAGAATAA
- a CDS encoding alpha/beta fold hydrolase has product MKLSYKLYPFQPTSEIKKNKGDVVILHGLFGSSKNWVTVGKYLSNFGSVYTIDQRNHGDSPHTNEHSIKLMSEDLEEFFSDHQIQNPILIGHSMGGLVAMYFDLTHPGFLKELIIQDIAPRSYPFAYDKEIQAMSFPLDGFSSRNDIDAEMAKYLPDTFIRQFLQMSLERNDDGTYRWKLNVSGLNRARRVFEDVFSYDKTSETKTLFLLGGNSEYIKSSDWAVMDHFFKNNQKVKVDGGGHYIHFTHQAKYLEILGKELS; this is encoded by the coding sequence ATGAAATTAAGTTACAAACTCTATCCTTTTCAACCTACTTCAGAAATTAAAAAAAACAAGGGCGATGTCGTCATCTTACACGGGTTATTTGGGTCGTCTAAAAACTGGGTCACAGTCGGGAAGTATCTATCAAACTTTGGTTCTGTCTATACAATCGATCAAAGAAATCATGGAGATTCTCCTCATACAAACGAACATTCCATTAAACTGATGTCAGAGGATTTGGAAGAATTTTTTTCCGATCATCAAATTCAAAATCCAATTTTAATTGGTCATTCTATGGGTGGACTTGTTGCCATGTATTTTGATTTAACCCATCCAGGATTTTTGAAAGAACTCATCATCCAAGATATTGCACCCAGGTCTTATCCTTTTGCTTATGATAAAGAAATTCAGGCGATGTCGTTTCCTTTGGATGGATTTTCTTCCAGAAACGATATTGATGCGGAAATGGCGAAGTATTTACCTGATACATTCATTCGTCAGTTTTTGCAGATGAGTTTGGAAAGAAATGACGATGGAACTTACCGATGGAAATTGAATGTTTCCGGTCTAAATCGTGCACGTAGAGTGTTTGAGGATGTCTTTTCTTATGACAAAACTTCAGAGACGAAAACATTGTTTTTGTTAGGTGGAAATTCGGAGTATATTAAAAGTAGTGATTGGGCTGTTATGGATCATTTTTTCAAAAACAATCAAAAAGTAAAAGTTGATGGCGGAGGCCATTACATTCATTTCACTCATCAGGCGAAATATTTGGAAATATTAGGTAAAGAGTTATCTTAA